One Rissa tridactyla isolate bRisTri1 chromosome 4, bRisTri1.patW.cur.20221130, whole genome shotgun sequence DNA window includes the following coding sequences:
- the LOC128908171 gene encoding serine/arginine repetitive matrix protein 1-like: MLQNKSFFRGGRKRRSAAAEPPRSTGGHGARRREGRQDPRKEGRAAARSPAARSPAAAAGSFPPPLLPQHGDCGTRIAPSPQPLVPTDGSNKPPTHLSSKTPRPAPTCPTPPARRWRRSGVGTGRKRSRGPGPTPSPWRPAALRSCGTAAGLRSPSPAARRRRGPPCPLSLVARKPGPPDAPSPLRGSHPRVREDSRRTGSILASLVAGLSPPAPEAKISSGTEERRARPPRPQRSAGPAAPRGSAGMVGTRRRVPSARAACVWGENQGHNGDCPSHLPDKLSRPYERNEMMFCFFFF; this comes from the exons ATGCTTCAGAATAAATCCTTTTTTCgtggaggaagaaaaa GACGAAGCGCCGCTGCGGAGCCACCCCGCAGCACCGGCGGACACGGTGCTCGGCGGCGGGAAGGCCGGCAGGACCCGCGGAAGGAGGGCAGGGCGGCCGCTCGGAGCCCGGCCGCTCGGAGCCCGGCCGCGGCCGCCGGAAGCTTCCCACCCCCACTGCTGCCTCAGCACGGGGACTGCGGCACAAGGATCGCCCCCTCGCCACAGCCGTTAGTGCCAACGGACGGCAGCAACAAGCCGCCGACCCACCTCAGCAGCAAGACCCCAcggccagcacccacctgccccaCACCGCCGGCCCGTCGATGGAGGCG TAGCGGCGTTGGCACCGGCAGGAAGCGGAGCCGCGGCCCAGGCCCGACGCCGTCTCCATGGCGACCGGCGGCGCTCCGGAGCTGCGGGACCGCCGCCGGGCTCC GGAGTCCGTCTCCAGCTGCGAGGAGGCGCCGGGGTCCACCTTGCCCTCTCTCCCTCGTTGCGCGGAAGCCTGGACCGCCCGATGCTCCCTCTCCCCTCAGGGGCTCCCACCCACGGGTGCGGGAAGACTCGAGGCGCACCGGGTCCATTTTGGCTTCCCTCGTTGCAGGcctctccccgcccgccccggagGCAAAGATTAGCTCCGGCACCGAGGAACGGCGGGCCCGTCCCCCGCGCCCTCAGCGCTCGGCGGGCCCGGCGGCACCCCGGGGATCTGCCGGTATGGTGGGCACACGCCGTCGGGTTCCCTCTGCCCGGGCAGCGTGTGTCTGGGGAGAAAACCAAGGGCATAACGGGGACTGTCCTTCTCATCTCCCTGACAAGTTGTCCCGACCTTATGAGCGGAATGagatgatgttttgttttttttttttctag